In Salvelinus sp. IW2-2015 unplaced genomic scaffold, ASM291031v2 Un_scaffold2408, whole genome shotgun sequence, the genomic stretch caTGTAAGTAGgcaagaacaaatccttatttacaatgactgcctaccggggaacagcgggATAACTGCCTTGTTACAGAACGagagacttttaccttgtcagctcggggattcgagccaacaatctttcggttactggcccaacgctctaaccaataggctacctgccgccccaagtccAACACCGCCAATGTGTCCATGACCATGAAAGGTGTATTCAATCACAGGTATCGCCTCCCGGGTGGATGCTGCCCTCAACCCCTGTCCTAAAATCGAAGTACATTCATTCTAACCTTAAACGGGTCGGGGAACTGGCCTAAGCTCAGCTTCCGGGGAAAGCAATTTCTTTTTAATCGCCTATGGCAGGAGATCCCAAACCTTTTTggcccacgaccccattttgatatctgaaaattctcgCGACCACAACCATGTTAAAAAACAgatgtaattaacagccaatgtttcgttttttatttggggctatggcaggcaattgaaaaacattctaacaatatttctgattgtcttctcaactcaccaccACATactttaatgtggggctatgacagtaaATTGCAAATGAGTCTGACATAATGTATATCTCACCACcgctaatgagatgggtgtggttGATGCATGTCGCCTCgaagcttctcaaagtcagggtcaACCTGGATCGATATTGTGTTTTAATGCAGAggagagcactgaatccagcttcacacacatataaaatacgaggtcaaatcatgacgtcagtgatcttcaggtcgaaaaAGTCGGAGCTCGGAGCCCTAGAAATatgttggaattccgagttggatgaccgttcaaaactatttttcccagtcggagttcGTTTCTTTCCGAGTTCTCaattgtcttgaacgcactgaagtcggagattcccgagttcccagttctgagttcacagttgttttgaacgcgtcATTAATGCTCAGGGAGAGTGCAGGGTATttggatgtggtttgatgtatatagtttacaatcgaagttacctgctgcagtatatctcCAAGTTCTGTGCTCAGACCTTTTTCAAGCCAGTTGCTCTCAAtgtatcatacaatgcgtccatatggcagagagagacacattgatAACTCGAGTGCAGAGGACTGCCCGCCGTCCCACCGATAGATGTAGCACCATCTGTGCAAGTGCCCACGATTCGATCCCATATGGAAACTGTTTTTCTTCAATTTCATGCTCGGGAATCGTGAAACATAACAATATGTCCTCGAAAATAGCATCCCCTGACATGCATAGCGAACAAACGCATGGGCATCTAGGCACTCACAGCTAACCGCCATTTGGACCGTTATGCTGGGGAGTTTTTGAATCGTTCAGTCAAAACATAAATACTTCGTTTAGCAGTGTTATCTGAAAAAGGGTATCggtgtgagtttctgtgcctctgcctgaCCACAAATTGTTTTTACCATATCAATTGCGAccggtaatatcaaagtctctgcagTAGTATTATGGTTTCATCGCATAATGAGCCTAGCCATTCACTGTGGGAACGATTCAAGTGCAACTGTCAACCGTGCGGCCTTTCCCACGATCTGAGGGCGCTCTCTGGTTGAATTTCATCTTTTAGATCGGAAAAAtgttcatttagatttttaaggttAATCACATTACGATGATTTTGAAATATAACATACAATATAATATTGTATGCTATTTATTGTACATactgttatacatttttttcttcagGATTTTGTCAATTCTCACGCACAGTGGCGATTTCAGCATGTAAATATTAGTGGGGAAAACAAAAACatgggggatgcatgccagcaaagccactacacaacactaaacaatacattcattgcacaaggtgacaaacggtgcccacaaactgttacggtctacataaagctgtcccaacagcagagtcccaacacctcaccttgtgaaggtggcgcagcggtcctttgtgggcaaattctgtcatcaaactttgtcatccaagtctggcattctctgtatttatggtgggaactctggaaaaaaaaacacacagccactccattcgTTCGTGGTTGCTTTGCAATGTTTGCAGTTAGCCACTTATTCCTTCCAAACGATTacttgttgaatttgcgatttccagtTTGATGTGTAATCTTTGTTCAATGGCtgataatttctcttcattatttctcttcatatgacaaggattaaaaaggatttgccagtagctTGTCGActgtcatgatgatgactgctagttaatattttgaaagtaagatgttgacatgatcagtccaatcaaagctaccgtaatttcacattcatttaaaaaaaagtgctaaaaatGTGGGACTGAAAACTGAATGATGGTCGCCACTGCTCCCGcaaccccattttcatatcatgCGACCTCACATGGAGtcgcgacccctagtttgggaaacgcGGTCATAAACTGACGCGCTCTAGAACAGAAGACCATTACTAGGCGCGTGGCTTGCATGGAGATGTCTGCTTTATACCTCGCTTTGCTGCTGTTCTCGGGTAAGTGTTCTGTTCTCTGTCACTTTCAGAAAAGTAGTTTTACACAATTGTATCTAAACAGCAGCATTGATGTCAAATTATATTGCGTGGTTATTTTCAGAAAATCTAAAAAAGCTGTGCGTCAATTGGAATGGGTGCACATATGCCCAAAGGGGTGAAGGCTATAGGTTATCACTAAAAGGGATTTTCATCCTTTTCGACACAAAACAGTTTTATGTATGTATTTGTCATATAGGTGAATCCCACAGTAGTGTTCCTGCATTGTACAACAGACTGTTGTCTGGTCTATAAAGGACAGCCTACAGAACAGGGGAAAGTTAACGTGTGCGTGTTAGAATCCTACAGCaatgagaacatttctccaaaatcaAAGCCGTCAAATTGTACATCAATTTAGTTTGCTGTACACTGtagcctgtgtgtttgtctctctgtaagtatacacacactcacagcggTTATAGTTCATACATCAACCGTTTATTTAACAATACCTATTACAATCTAAATTTAGAGCATGTTATCGACGGGATAACCAGATCTTATGAAGGGACTGAGTTAGTGACAACACCGACCGTCACCTCCCGGTTACCGGAGCGATGGCGGCGGCGGGACAAGCGGGGCTTGTTGGAGTTGGCGGGCGTCGTTAAATGCAGCACTGAGAGGTCGGCGGTGGCTTACATCATGTATGGATGTTACTGCGGGCTGGGAGGCCAGGGATGGCCCCGAGACAAGGCTGACTGGTGagtaccatcacacacacacagctactacTGGACAAGGACTggttggccctggtcaaaagtctaCTAGGACTCGGCACTTAGCCCTGGTGTAATTACAGCTGTGGCTTTAGGCACAAACCCGGTTGGCACCAACTCTGATTTTTAAATCCAtccacagacattgaatatccacaAACAGTCATTTCATGCTGTAATGTGGGTGTTGTCTGCCAGGGCCGGCTCTAGGCATAAGCA encodes the following:
- the LOC112073888 gene encoding phospholipase A2, whose product is MEMSALYLALLLFSEHVIDGITRSYEGTELVTTPTVTSRLPERWRRRDKRGLLELAGVVKCSTERSAVAYIMYGCYCGLGGQGWPRDKADWCCHKHDCCYGKAEDLGCQTKTDKYQWTCENKMSNCESLKNRCDKILCRCDREAARCLRRAPFILKYAVWPDFMCGYEQPSCTRR